In Zonotrichia albicollis isolate bZonAlb1 chromosome 26, bZonAlb1.hap1, whole genome shotgun sequence, a genomic segment contains:
- the RASSF2 gene encoding ras association domain-containing protein 2 isoform X1, with protein MELSTGGAVPCGKDKFISRNELLLHLKTYNIYYEGQNLQLRHREEEGELIVEGLLNISWGLRRPIRLQMQDDNQRIRPPPSSSSWHSGCNLGAHGSVLKPSTLPDIQVTDVDTATGTENPGNGTVWGSDPLQWKALCSPQGRGGPAADEDPQRRRCPAPRQRPHGRRAAAAAAAPLLHQRALLQPQDLGVHARLRLRHQRAHQQHHDHAPGAQTAAQQVQDRELRRGVCSVHGAHERREAAAARQRFPAAGPGAAGPLRAGVQGVPHGEGPGGGGHLRRRPVHQIRDAHPQELHPEAGGRGGPGSEEAEAQVLHPAADDRAEAGGDLRGPHCHVSIPGMCCSKPQPQNAPGRPQTQNLHPSKSSGAPPRKAPAGAAPAKTSNPGKKRQKNKIENRGNL; from the exons gaatgagctgctcctgcacctcaAGACCTACAACATCTACTACGAGGGGCAGAACCTGCAGCTGCGGCACCGGGAG gaggaagggGAGCTGATCGTGGAGGGGCTGCTGAACATCTCGTGGGGGCTGCGCCGCCCCATCCGCCTGCAGATGCAGGACGACAACCAGCGCATCCGCCCgccaccctcctcctcctcctggcacTCGGGCTGCAACCTGGGCGCCCACGG GTCCGTGCTGAAGCCCAGCACCCTGCCGGACATCCAGGTGACAGATGTGGACACGGCCACCGGCACGGAGAATCCCGGGAATGGCACag TGTGGGGCTCAGACCCACTGCAGTGGAAGGCGTtgtgcagcccccagggcagAGGAGGCCCCGCAGCTGATGAGGACCCGCAGCGACGTCGGTGTCCGGCCCCGCGGCAGCGCCCGCACGGCCGGCGAGCAGCGGCGGCTGCGGCGGCACCGCTTCTCCATCAACGGGCACTTCTACAACCACAAG ACCTCGGTGTTCACGCCCGCCTACGGCTCCGTCACCAACGTGCGCATCAACAGCACCATGACCACGCCCCAGGTGCTCAAACTGCTGCTCAACAAGTTCAAG ATCGAGAACTCCGCAGAGGAGTTTGCTCTGTACATGGTGCACACGAGCGGAG agaagcagcggcTGCGCGGCAGCGATTTCCCGCTGCTGGCCCGGGTGCTGCAGGGCCCCTGCGAGCAGGTGTCCAAGGTGTTCCTCATGGAGAAGGACCAGGTGGAGGAGGTCACCTACGAC gtCGCCCAGTACATCAAATTCGAGATGCCCATCCTCAGGAGCTTCATCCAGAagctggaggaagaggaggaccGGGAAGTGAAGAAGCTGAAGCACAA GTACTCCATCCTGCGGCTGATGATCgagcagaggctggaggagATCTGCGAGGGCCCCACTGCCATGTGAGCATCCCTGGGATgtgctgctccaaaccccagcCCCAAAACGCTCCTGGACGgccccaaacccaaaatctCCATCCCTCAAAATCCTCGGGGGCTCCTCCCAGGAAGGCTccggctggggcagctccagccaaAACCTCAAATccggggaaaaaaaggcaaaaaaataaaatagaaaatagagGAAATCTGTGA
- the RASSF2 gene encoding ras association domain-containing protein 2 isoform X2 produces MELSTGGAVPCGKDKFISRNELLLHLKTYNIYYEGQNLQLRHREEEGELIVEGLLNISWGLRRPIRLQMQDDNQRIRPPPSSSSWHSGCNLGAHGSVLKPSTLPDIQVTDVDTATGTENPGNGTAPRAEEAPQLMRTRSDVGVRPRGSARTAGEQRRLRRHRFSINGHFYNHKTSVFTPAYGSVTNVRINSTMTTPQVLKLLLNKFKIENSAEEFALYMVHTSGEKQRLRGSDFPLLARVLQGPCEQVSKVFLMEKDQVEEVTYDVAQYIKFEMPILRSFIQKLEEEEDREVKKLKHKYSILRLMIEQRLEEICEGPTAM; encoded by the exons gaatgagctgctcctgcacctcaAGACCTACAACATCTACTACGAGGGGCAGAACCTGCAGCTGCGGCACCGGGAG gaggaagggGAGCTGATCGTGGAGGGGCTGCTGAACATCTCGTGGGGGCTGCGCCGCCCCATCCGCCTGCAGATGCAGGACGACAACCAGCGCATCCGCCCgccaccctcctcctcctcctggcacTCGGGCTGCAACCTGGGCGCCCACGG GTCCGTGCTGAAGCCCAGCACCCTGCCGGACATCCAGGTGACAGATGTGGACACGGCCACCGGCACGGAGAATCCCGGGAATGGCACag cccccagggcagAGGAGGCCCCGCAGCTGATGAGGACCCGCAGCGACGTCGGTGTCCGGCCCCGCGGCAGCGCCCGCACGGCCGGCGAGCAGCGGCGGCTGCGGCGGCACCGCTTCTCCATCAACGGGCACTTCTACAACCACAAG ACCTCGGTGTTCACGCCCGCCTACGGCTCCGTCACCAACGTGCGCATCAACAGCACCATGACCACGCCCCAGGTGCTCAAACTGCTGCTCAACAAGTTCAAG ATCGAGAACTCCGCAGAGGAGTTTGCTCTGTACATGGTGCACACGAGCGGAG agaagcagcggcTGCGCGGCAGCGATTTCCCGCTGCTGGCCCGGGTGCTGCAGGGCCCCTGCGAGCAGGTGTCCAAGGTGTTCCTCATGGAGAAGGACCAGGTGGAGGAGGTCACCTACGAC gtCGCCCAGTACATCAAATTCGAGATGCCCATCCTCAGGAGCTTCATCCAGAagctggaggaagaggaggaccGGGAAGTGAAGAAGCTGAAGCACAA GTACTCCATCCTGCGGCTGATGATCgagcagaggctggaggagATCTGCGAGGGCCCCACTGCCATGTGA